TTGCTGCGCGGGTTTTCCGATGCCATTTTGATGCGGGCTCAGCAGGCCGTTGCCACGGGCGGCTCCCTCGGCTTTCTGTCCCCCGACCACTTCAATCAGATATTCAGCGCCCACGGCTCCATCATGATCATCTTCATGGCCATGCCGTTCCTGGCCGGGTTGGTAAATATCGTGGTGCCGCAGCAAATCGGTGCACGCGATGTGGCCTTTCCCTTTTTGAATTCGCTCAGTCTCTGGCTGACCACAGCCGGGGCATTGCTGATCATGGTATCTTTGGGTGTGGGTGAGTTTTCCAAAGCCGGATGGTCGGGATATACCCCGCTGACCGGAATTGAGTACAGCCCCGACGTAGGGGTGGACTATTGGATATGGGCTTTCCAGATCGCGGGTATCGGCTCGACTTTGACCGGTATAAATTTCATCGTCACCATCATAAAAATGCGTGCCCCGGGCATGACGGCCATGCGGATGCCGCTGTTTGTTTGGACTACTTTTTGCACCATGGTGCTCGTGGTTTGGGCATTTCCGGTCCTGACGGCCGCTCTAGCCATGCTGACGCTCGATCGCTACCTGGGTATGCATTTTTTCACTAACACGCTCGGCGGCAACCTGATGATGTATGTGAACCTGTTCTGGACCTGGGGGCATCCTGAGGTTTACATCCTGATCCTGCCGGCTTTCGGTATCTTTTCGGAGGTCACCGCCACTTTCTCCGGAAAACGACTGTTCGGCTATACATCCATGGTCTGGGCAACTGCGGCAATAACGATTCTGTCCTTTTCGGTCTGGATGCATCATTTTTTCACCATGGGCGCCAGCCCGAACGTCAACCTCTTTTTCGGGATTGCGACCATGCTGATCGCCATTCCTACCGGGGTAAAGACCTTTAACTGGCTTTTCACCATGTATCGCGGCCGCATAAGATTTACTACGCCGATGTACTGGACCCTGGGGGCCATCGTGACCTTCGTTGTCGGCGGGACTTCAGGCGTACTGTTGTCGATACCATCCGCTAATTACGTGATCCACAACAGCCTGTTTGTGATCGCTCATTTCCATAATACGATTATCCCCGGTGCGCTGTTCGGCCTTCTTGCAGGTTATTACTACTGGTTTCCAAAGGCCGTCGGGTTTCGTTTGAAGGAGAGTTGGGGCAAACGCGCGTTCTGGTGTTGGCTGATCGGCTTTTTACTCGCCTTTATGCCCCTCTATGTGCTGGGGTTCATGGGAATGCCCCGCCGAATGGCGTTTTATGCC
This DNA window, taken from Desulfomonile tiedjei, encodes the following:
- the cyoB gene encoding cytochrome o ubiquinol oxidase subunit I is translated as MFGKLSLSAIPYHEPVTITAVVGSVVLALMIMGLITYYRKWTYLYKEWLTSLDHKKIGIMYIILALVMLLRGFSDAILMRAQQAVATGGSLGFLSPDHFNQIFSAHGSIMIIFMAMPFLAGLVNIVVPQQIGARDVAFPFLNSLSLWLTTAGALLIMVSLGVGEFSKAGWSGYTPLTGIEYSPDVGVDYWIWAFQIAGIGSTLTGINFIVTIIKMRAPGMTAMRMPLFVWTTFCTMVLVVWAFPVLTAALAMLTLDRYLGMHFFTNTLGGNLMMYVNLFWTWGHPEVYILILPAFGIFSEVTATFSGKRLFGYTSMVWATAAITILSFSVWMHHFFTMGASPNVNLFFGIATMLIAIPTGVKTFNWLFTMYRGRIRFTTPMYWTLGAIVTFVVGGTSGVLLSIPSANYVIHNSLFVIAHFHNTIIPGALFGLLAGYYYWFPKAVGFRLKESWGKRAFWCWLIGFLLAFMPLYVLGFMGMPRRMAFYATPAWHLPLLVAASGVAVIALGIFFQGIQLIVSLKERRALGDQTGDPWDGRTLEWMTSSPPAVYNFPKIPVVDEIDAFTDMKEKGIAYQRPDRYNDIEMPKNAPHGFIIGGLAFVFGFAMIWYIWWLAILAALGMLFTVIARSMDDDIHYVIPAAEVERIENERYRQMAAVAK